TGAGATGAACTGTgcaaacatattttttctgaAAGAAAACAATATATTAGTAACTAGCGTAAGGATTTGTTTATCAGGATTCTCAGAGAGTCAAGTCACTATGTGGACTAAAACAAGAGATGCACACACAGAACTTGTTCAATACGAGCATAATTGACTGCCAATAATTCTATGGACATTCATTTCAGCTTTTTTTGTTGGAGAGCTAcgtttacatatttttatggatatATTGGATTGTGCATGGACATTGAAAAAGAACATTTTGATTAACAaatgatgaattattttttttctgtaaaGTAGTATagtaattgtttatattttttttattcaaaagcAGAGTTTGTGTGCATGCCAGAGAAGCTTTTGTTCTGCACTTCTATAGCTTTACCAATGAAGCCAAGAGCCACTGAGGCACAGCGGAGGTCGAGAAATGTTCCAGGGGAGGGGCcaaattggatttttattgCAGGGAGTGCTCTGATTAGTACTTTGTCAATGCGCCTTGGGTATAAGCTCAAACAGGTCCTTGATGCTAAACAACTGGACAGCAGTAGTCCAAGTTTAAAAGGTGTTGAATGCATGTTCATGCAACTTATTCCAGAAAATTCTGTTTATATTATCTGAGAGTTTACTGTAATTGCAGTTAATGGAAAATCTACCGATGGAAAGAAATCGGGAAGCTGTCCAATGCATTCAAATGCCTTTTGCTATCCTCAAGATGAAGATGTTTGCTACAGCCATTATTCAGGTAATCACATCTTACTACCGGTCAAAAGCCTTAATAAGACGGTTTCTCAGATTTTGGAGTGTGCTAAGATTTACCTCGAATATGTAAAAtcatatactacatgcatatgcaTGTTTGTGCAACCGAACTcgattttcttcaattttctcttGCCGGAGAAAACTTGTACTGGTGGGTTGAAAATGTGTCTTTTGGGGGCATTGATTCTAGTATTTGGCCTGATGGAAGTAATGATCTAGTTCACCATTCACAGTTACTTGCATTATTGATATATGGTCAAGAGAATTGGCATTATTGATAGTTCCTTCCTGATCATGTAATCGAATACTAACATTCATGCTTGCCCCTTTGTATTTAACTATTATGTTCCTCTTtgaattttccataaaatttaCAGGTGATCGCTTGAGCTTTCTAACTATCTCTACTTCACTGATCTATGTATTCCTAAAACAGGATCCGGGAATGTGATGGAAATCAAACCACACGCCAATGGTCAGATGATGTCAGAACCTGAAATGGCTCTTCCACTAGTGACTGTTCCCGTTTCAGAGTTCAATAAAGAAAATGGCGTGATGTGGTCGTCTTCTCCTGACCGCCTGGAGCTGCCCCAGAAACCCTTCCACCAATCTAACAGCTCCGACTCCCCTTGCGTCTCAGAATCTGGTTCCGACATTTTCAGCAAGCGGGAGGTCATACAAAAGCTGAGACAGCAGCTAAAGAGAAGAGATGACATGATACTAGAAATGCAAGATCAAATTGCAGAAGTGCAAGCCTCTCTTGCCGCACAGGTTTCACATTCTTCGCACTTGCAATCTCTTCTGGATGCTGCAAACAGGGATTTGTTTGAATCAGATCAGGAGGTACAGAGACTACGCAAGGCAATAGCAGATCGCTGTGTCGGACATGTCCACTCAGGTGAGAAGCTCCCCACAGTCCCCATTTGGCCAGCTGAGAACAACGGGCATGTGAATGGTTACCCAGAAGTCGAAAACAACATGGAGTCTCCAGAGAAAGGGAGAAATGGGGAAAGGATTGAAATGTTGAGGAGGGAAGTGAGTGAGCTGAAAGAATTGAATAAAGGAAAAGACTACTTGCTGCAAGGCTACAAGGAGCAAAACTCGGAGCTTTCGATCAAGATCAAGGAGTTGCAGCACAGATTGGACTCTCAACTTCCAAATATTTTGTAGGTGAATTTAGCTTTCTTGTGCATTCTGAATGTGGCTTCCTGTTGTCTTTTCATCCATCCAATTAGAAGCTCTCAATTTTGCAAACATTGTTTTCGCATTTTCTTGTTACcctctcattcttcttccttGTGCATATCTGGAAGGGAGAGTGAGATGTTCATAAGTTTAGAGTTCAACGCTGAGTGCCACGATTTTGAGTTTATTTTGGAACACAATGAACTTGCAAATGCTATTTGCTCTTTGCAGCACCTTCAATGTGAGTGCTGTTATTGTCTAACTCTTTCGGTTAGAATGTTCATTCTCTTCTACTTTTATTTCTATTCTGTTTATATACCTTTGCAATTTTGAAAACTGTATAGTTTGCCTAGCTTATGGAGTATGAGATACATAGAAATGATAGAATAGAATTATGAAATAAGTGGGAATCTGTAATATCAGCACTCTGCAAGGTTCCTATAAGTACCACTTTGTCTTGGATATAATGTGATTATATCTTCAAAACGAGGTGCAAAAGAGAGCCATGTGTAACTGGTCGAAATTCAATGGAAAATGCTTTTAAATTGTAGGactagtaatttatatttggcttatagtattattttatagtcaCGCATATATAACATTATCTTTATATAGACTattcaaaataccaaaattgtAGGACGAATCACATTTAGTAATATACCAAGTGTAACTCAAACATGTTTCTAGTTATACACTCCTAATCTTGATCAATTAGTGATTTTACTAAGTGTTCTCATAGTATAGTAAAACATGGTAACTAAGTTGGAGCATATATAAACCTTAATATACTATGAATAGTCTACTTATAAGTTACTCTATTTTAAGTCCACAAAAATGAGCTCCTAGTTACATATACAAACTTCCACTATGTTTAACTTATGCCAGCCCATCTCCGGAATGCTTTCACATGCTCGAGCCTCATGCGTTGCGCCTCGTCCTTAGCCTCGGCCAAAGTCAAGGTCCGGTAAAGGTTCCTATGAAACTTCAAGAACTCAGTTTTATAGCCCCACTTATCCAAGAACATATCATTCTCCATCATAAGATGAATAACCTCCATCACCCTCTCAAAATAGCCTCCCTGAATAAAATTCAGCAGCACCAACTCATACAATTCTCTCTTGTATACTGTATTTCGATTCACCATGCTCCTCTTGATGTCGCCCCACAAGATTGTAATCTCACGAAACATCCCCAAAGAACTATACCCACAGATAAGATAGAAATATGTGGAAGCATTAGGGTGGATCTTCAGCTTCTGCATTTTCCGGTATGTCTCTCTTGCATCTTCGATCATCTTGGCCTTTgcaaagaagaagatggaggaattgaACTGATGTAGTAAGACTCCTCCATCTTCTTCCCTCATTGTTTGGCTGATTGAGTTGGCCAAATTTGATGTGTGTTCAACTTCTGAATCTGAAATCTTTGAGGATGTTTCTATATCAAAACCGAGTCTTTGGATTTGTGTCACAAGCCCTTCTGCTTCCCTCACCATATCTCTACTGTAATAAGCAGACAAAAGCAATGTATATGAACTTAAACAGACAGAGTGAttttcactttccattaccAAATCCTCAAGTATGTCATGAGCTGTTTCAAGCCACCCCAAGTAAACACAAGCATCGATCACCTGAGAACAAGGGCTGCTTTTATCTGGTGAATTGAGCATTTCTTGAATGGTGATCAGAAGCCTCGAGAGCTCATTGATTCGCCCTGCTCTCTTGTACCCTGTGATGAGCTTGGCCAACCCTTTGTTGGTCAGAacaaactttccatttttatgcAATAAAAGCTCCTGCCTTTGGTTGAGTTTATACACAAAATCCTTGTGCAGCTGCTGAGGTAGAAACTGCAGCTTCAACCCCATCTTTATATTGTCCGATCCAATCGAAACAGTGCAGGATCTCTGTTCATTCCGACCCCTTAAATACAACTTGGACAGATCTAACAAAAGTGCGGATGCACTATCGATATCATCGAACATAAAATTCAAGCTCAACAAAGAGTCATAAAAGGGCAGGTAGTACTGAACCAAATTAACAGGAACCATATCCACACAATCTTTCAACTTCTTCAACTCGTCCCTCGCGGCATTCATTTCGTGCATACGTGCAATAATCACAGTGGTATGGGCATCTGCCGCCACTCCCACTACCGGCATCAGCTCCATAATCAGTTGCCCCTTTAAAGAAGCTCCATATCTAACACAAGCAGAAAGAACAAGGTTGAAAACCATAACATCAGGCCTTGTCATTGTTCTGtttactctctcttccttTAAACTACAGCAAATTTCCCCCAAAACATTTGATGCTAAATATGCCCCAATTTCTGTCTTCACCAAATGTAGAAAAACCATCTGCAAGACTTCCAAAGGCGGCAAGATCTTCTTCTCCAGCATCACTCTAAAAACCCTTGCAGCTGGAACAAGAATCTGCGCCCGGGCCAAGGAAAGGAGCAGCTTCGTCATCACCTCGGGTTTAAGCAAAACCGGCCTGTCCTTCGAAAGCCTAACAACTAAATGAGAAGCCATACGAAGAGATTTGGAATCAGATGAATACGAAGACTCAGTAATCAGATTAGCCATAAGAGATTGATCGACAAAGCCATAAACACGCACAAAGTTGTTATAAGTTTCCCAAGCCTCATCGATTTTGTGTTCCTTCAACTCTCTCTCTAGCTTTCCTAACAAGCTCCATCGAGAGGGGCCTTTTGAACACAGCGTTGAAATTCCTTTTGGAAAGTGACTCACATTGTGACCTAAGGCAAATCTTCCACCAGATAATGATCTTAATAAACCTAAACCTCTTTGCTTCTCTCTTATCAACGATCGAATCATGAATTACGGAATAAATAATCATCGACCACATTCAATGAGAAAGCATCCTGATAAAATGCGAAGCTAGAGTGAGAAAGTGCGACTGATTCCACCAAGCTCGCAAACAGACGCAGACGACTGCAATTTCAATCAGCTCAACTGCGGAGTTAAACCGATTCACTGTGAAATTGACACCAATCTAGAGACGGTGGCCGGATTGAGTAGTTAGAAATCGCGGCAACCATCCTGCAAAACCCATATTTGGAGTAGAATTCACCTCCAAAGATGCAGTAGAAGTGTAGCTACTGCATTTCACTTTATGAAACTTGTGAAAATTGCAATTGGATCCCTTGTAATGATGTATTTTGGAATAGACGCCGGGAATTACCTGATTTATGGAGATGCTTGACGATTGAAGAAGTTGGCGAAGAAATTTTTCTGAGATGCAGAGAGAAACGAAAAACAGAGAAGAGGGGCAAGGAGGAATAGCGGCGAAATTTTCTGTAGAGAGAGTTGTATTTGGGTTTAAAGTAGTAATAACACATTTTAATGGGCTCTggcataattaaaattcatatactccatatccatgtattttgttttaggaGATAAACAAACAatctttagttaaaaaagtttattgatatttattttattttatataaattatttgttttgtataatttgtgatattataatgtaataaattaaataataatataatatttagtagtactaataataattgcattaaattattttattatttagaaaagcATGGATAAAATGTTGTGGGTTAAtgtgtaatttaaataaatatgtaggtaagatttgaaaaagtaaaaaaggttGGTGAATAGTATAAATTGTTGGAACAGAATTACTGTTTAATATGATGGAACTGAAAAAATGGGTATGACGTAAATGATCGAAGATGGCCTAATAATTAGCGAACTTTTGAAGAATTAggcccatttttttttaaatgcgGCCCATGTTTAAAATATGATGGGCTCTACTACTGCGTACTACGTTACTTTGGGCTTAATGTGGAAGCCCATTAATTGTAGCCATAGCCCTTTATTTTTAGTACGCAACTATCCTAAATGAATACATTTGATCCGTAGCATTTTACAATATCTTTTGAAGTCTAtcaactataaattaatatcaatttaagTGTATTTTGTCTATTTCCAATTTTTCCATGACCAAAGTATTCTTAAGACCATGAAAGGCAATTCAATCTATTTACcctctcattttcattaatgtatgtaatttatttttctctctttattcaTCCACATTCTTCTATCTGAAAATTTAAGTTAATCataatatacaatatatactatattgaaataaaaatttaataaagtagaaaaactATGATTTATGAATAGTCAAGGGAATAGATATGAGAACTATGAACAATTTTCATGAAGTTGTTGTAAATGGcctaatgataatattaaaacaCGACATTGTGATATTAAACAATTGATAgcaactattaattttttatttaattaaacgatcatagatttaaattaatattatattcaaCTAAGAAATGTCATTgtcttttttcattaaattgatttattgataatttcaactaattttttatactacgATTACTATATaagagtatataaaataaaacttagcTCTTTGAATTATATAAGATTTCGTGTatgttaataaattttaatttatttttaatggtcaattttgtattgcacttaaaaataacatattattttatgtatagcTTCAAgatcaaaaaattaatattccatcTAATAAATTGAACTACTTTTATGTACAATATTGTATAAGTATAAtgtttacatatatttataccTAAGTTATTtcactattaatattaaatatattacaatgatttaaaatattacaaataagtaaaactaagagtaaataattaatagtaatagaatattaatatcattaagatatttttattttgaaattaaagttagagtgaacatcttttttggtacATCAATTATCccaaattataaactttaacGAAAATGAGAGGGTAAATAGATTGAATTGCCTTCGTGACCTTAAGGGTACTTTGGTCATGAAAATATTGGAAATAGccaaaaagtaattgaattgaaattaacttatagttgatggacctcaaaaaatattatgaaatgttaTAGACCAAATTTGCTCATTTAGGATAGTTGATGTACTAAAAAAGATATTCCCtctaaaaataatgataaaaatatagtgaagcgtatatattgttttgttttgagtaAATTGCCggaaaaaatgtcaaaaacaTTATCGATTTCTTCTCAATCCCGCAACATACTATAAAAGTAGTCTCGTAACATATCAaaactttgatatttttttctcataatcTCAAAATCAGATAAATTATGCATGATATGACAGGCGTGGACaaaatattttgctatttcaTCAAAACTTTTGATATACTTGTCTCATAATCTCAAAATTGGAGAAGTTATGCATGATATGACAAATGTGGACAAAATGTTTGGCTATTTCATCAATGTTGTTTAAGAGTACAACTTGCCAGTCATGTTTTTAACTTTCATATGTACGTGTCGCGTCAATAAATGTAAAATGTCCAgattataatattatcaactatttttataatttaaaagacAGATCAGAAATTGACCAAAGTTAGTGATTTTGCCGGCAACTTACCCTACTTGGTAACTTCAAAATAGATTTCTAATATATCCCCTAAAACTAAACAATCACTTGTTTCAGCTATAAGgataaaagaataaatctcttaatattattatttgatttaaaggTTATAAATAGTACTGAAAAATGAGCTATGTATAGCATATTTCACAATACTATCAATGCAGTgtaatatttatgtatagCATATTTCACAATACTATAAATGCAGTgtaatatttatgtatagCATATTTCACAATACTATAAATGCAGTGTAATATTGATTGCATCATTGCATGTCTTTCCACTATGGTCTATAATAAACAAGAGCGCACTTTAAAACTTcaaaattgttatattttgCCTTCACAAAAAAGGCTTAACTAAATGTGACATACGTACATTAAcctttttttgtgtatttatgtttaaaaatatttaagatcAGTGCAcaataattaagttatgagtgcGTAAATAACAAGTTCAAACAGTATTGCACGTATGAACAATAAATTAACCTTGAAAACTCCTCGTCAAAgcatattaaattatgtattaattgTTCACATTATATGTGGGTCATGAGAATGTGATAATTATGTgctaataataatttcaaaccTTTTCCGTTGGCAATAAATATTTAGCATATGATGGTACAGTAAATGTTATGTACTGTTACTTAAGAATGACATGAAAATCTTGTGTAGACATATCTGTATCAcgtaaatattaattgaaaaataacaaaaatagtaaatagttATGTCATTGTGaggtaaaatgagaaaaagaacattgcaataaataaaaaatcacagccaaaaaaaagatcaaactatttgtgcatttaattttggtaCTTGATTGGTTTGCgaagaatgataaatttgGTCGCTAacgaaaataaattcattagtTCAATAGTCATTACAAATtatgatattaaatttcatgGTAATTATGAGCTTGAAAAATCAACTATTATTAGCCGTTTTCCAATCAATACGACGAATAATATTGGACTTCTTTTGTCACATCAAATATTAAAGTGCAACcataataattcaattgattaaCTCGAAATCGTAACATTTAAAATAGCAATGAACCCATTAGAGACATAAATcgtgaa
The nucleotide sequence above comes from Salvia hispanica cultivar TCC Black 2014 chromosome 5, UniMelb_Shisp_WGS_1.0, whole genome shotgun sequence. Encoded proteins:
- the LOC125191114 gene encoding uncharacterized protein LOC125191114 isoform X1, whose translation is MPEKLLFCTSIALPMKPRATEAQRRSRNVPGEGPNWIFIAGSALISTLSMRLGYKLKQVLDAKQLDSSSPSLKVNGKSTDGKKSGSCPMHSNAFCYPQDEDVCYSHYSGSGNVMEIKPHANGQMMSEPEMALPLVTVPVSEFNKENGVMWSSSPDRLELPQKPFHQSNSSDSPCVSESGSDIFSKREVIQKLRQQLKRRDDMILEMQDQIAEVQASLAAQVSHSSHLQSLLDAANRDLFESDQEVQRLRKAIADRCVGHVHSGEKLPTVPIWPAENNGHVNGYPEVENNMESPEKGRNGERIEMLRREVSELKELNKGKDYLLQGYKEQNSELSIKIKELQHRLDSQLPNIL
- the LOC125191114 gene encoding uncharacterized protein LOC125191114 isoform X2; this translates as MKPRATEAQRRSRNVPGEGPNWIFIAGSALISTLSMRLGYKLKQVLDAKQLDSSSPSLKVNGKSTDGKKSGSCPMHSNAFCYPQDEDVCYSHYSGSGNVMEIKPHANGQMMSEPEMALPLVTVPVSEFNKENGVMWSSSPDRLELPQKPFHQSNSSDSPCVSESGSDIFSKREVIQKLRQQLKRRDDMILEMQDQIAEVQASLAAQVSHSSHLQSLLDAANRDLFESDQEVQRLRKAIADRCVGHVHSGEKLPTVPIWPAENNGHVNGYPEVENNMESPEKGRNGERIEMLRREVSELKELNKGKDYLLQGYKEQNSELSIKIKELQHRLDSQLPNIL
- the LOC125186503 gene encoding pentatricopeptide repeat-containing protein At4g17616 isoform X2 → MTKLLLSLARAQILVPAARVFRVMLEKKILPPLEVLQMVFLHLVKTEIGAYLASNVLGEICCSLKEERVNRTMTRPDVMVFNLVLSACVRYGASLKGQLIMELMPVVGVAADAHTTVIIARMHEMNAARDELKKLKDCVDMVPVNLVQYYLPFYDSLLSLNFMFDDIDSASALLLDLSKLYLRGRNEQRSCTVSIGSDNIKMGLKLQFLPQQLHKDFVYKLNQRQELLLHKNGKFVLTNKGLAKLITGYKRAGRINELSRLLITIQEMLNSPDKSSPCSQVIDACVYLGWLETAHDILEDLVMESENHSVCLSSYTLLLSAYYSRDMVREAEGLVTQIQRLGFDIETSSKISDSEVEHTSNLANSISQTMREEDGGVLLHQFNSSIFFFAKAKMIEDARETYRKMQKLKIHPNASTYFYLICGYSSLGMFREITILWGDIKRSMVNRNTVYKRELYELVLLNFIQGGYFERVMEVIHLMMENDMFLDKWGYKTEFLKFHRNLYRTLTLAEAKDEAQRMRLEHVKAFRRWAGIS
- the LOC125186503 gene encoding pentatricopeptide repeat-containing protein At4g17616 isoform X1 gives rise to the protein MIRSLIREKQRGLGLLRSLSGGRFALGHNVSHFPKGISTLCSKGPSRWSLLGKLERELKEHKIDEAWETYNNFVRVYGFVDQSLMANLITESSYSSDSKSLRMASHLVVRLSKDRPVLLKPEVMTKLLLSLARAQILVPAARVFRVMLEKKILPPLEVLQMVFLHLVKTEIGAYLASNVLGEICCSLKEERVNRTMTRPDVMVFNLVLSACVRYGASLKGQLIMELMPVVGVAADAHTTVIIARMHEMNAARDELKKLKDCVDMVPVNLVQYYLPFYDSLLSLNFMFDDIDSASALLLDLSKLYLRGRNEQRSCTVSIGSDNIKMGLKLQFLPQQLHKDFVYKLNQRQELLLHKNGKFVLTNKGLAKLITGYKRAGRINELSRLLITIQEMLNSPDKSSPCSQVIDACVYLGWLETAHDILEDLVMESENHSVCLSSYTLLLSAYYSRDMVREAEGLVTQIQRLGFDIETSSKISDSEVEHTSNLANSISQTMREEDGGVLLHQFNSSIFFFAKAKMIEDARETYRKMQKLKIHPNASTYFYLICGYSSLGMFREITILWGDIKRSMVNRNTVYKRELYELVLLNFIQGGYFERVMEVIHLMMENDMFLDKWGYKTEFLKFHRNLYRTLTLAEAKDEAQRMRLEHVKAFRRWAGIS